The Proteiniphilum propionicum genome contains the following window.
ACATGAAAGAACATTGCAACTACACCTAACACTAAAGCCGGATATTGGATAATCGACTTGTGTGAATTTTCATCTTCTGTGGAACGCTTATTTACCACTGACGGGTCTAATTCAGGCAGTGTTGAGTAACGAACCACAATGCCGAAAACGAATAATGCGACTGCCAGAACAAGGTAAGGTGTTATTACTCCTTTTATCAGCGTATCCAGTGCTGCGTTAAGAGATTCACCGGTATAAGCTCCGGCTTCTATTTCCCGTATAAGGACTCTGTCCGATTCTCTAATGACAACAGCGGCAAAAATCAGGTTGGCGATCACTCCTGCCAGCTTGTTTCCGGTTCCTACAATGCTCATTCTTTTCGCTGCACTATCTATAGGTCCGACAATGGTTACATAAGGATTTGCAGCAGATTGCAAAATAGCCAGTCCAACACCCAGCAGGAACAGACCCAATAAAAACAATTGATAGATGCGCCAGTAGGCTGCCGGCACAAAAAGCAGTGCACCCAAAGCCATGCACCATAATCCAAACATCATTCCTCTTTTATACCCCACCTTGTTAAGCAGGAAAGAGGATGGTATGGCCATTACCAGATAGGCTATATAGAATGCAAATGTAACCAGATAGGATTGGAAATTAGATAGCTGAAGAGTTAACTGGAAATAGGGAATTAAAATGGTATTAACCCAGGATACCAGTCCGAAGATAAAAAACAGGAGTGCCAGAATAATCATAGACTTGATAGTGGTGCTTTTATTCCGGACTTGATTAATTTGAGGTTTAGTGCTCATTTTTAAATTAATTTTTTAAAACAATATGAAGACCGTGCTTCAAAATGACTTGAATACACAAAATTATTTCTTATATTTTTCAATAATGCTTTAAAAACGTAATTGTGTTTTCAAAAAACGTTATTCATTATCATGATCACTATACTTTTTACGATATTCGATAGGTGTACAGCCTTTCATTTTTTTAAAAATACGGGATATGTTTTTGCAGTCATTGAATCCTGACTCTAAAGCCAGGTCAAATAATGTCCTGTCTGTGGTTAACAATAGATGGGCGAAATAATCTATCCTGCAGCTTAAAATAAACTGATAAATTGAGATTCCCATTTCGTCTTTGAATTTCACCTCAAGGTTTCGGCGGGATAAAGGTACCATTTCGGAAAATGAATCTATGTTGATGTCGGTTGTGAAGTTGTCTTCAATAAAATTCACTATCTCGGATATATATTCATTCGATATATCATACTTTTCTGTCGATTTTCTTAATTCAAATCTTGTTGGTCGGATAATTATATCGAAAGGCTCCGTTATCTCTCTTTTAATGAACCTGTCAATTAATCTACCTGCCTCATAACCGCCTTTTTCCACATCTGTCATGATGGATGAAATAGGAGGATCTGACAAATTGCATATCAACTCGTCGTTGTCAACTCCCAATAAGGAAATATCTTCAGGAATTTTGATGTTATTTATCTTGCATATCTCTGAAACCTGGAGTGCAAAGCTATCGTCACAGGCGAATAATCCCACAGGTTTTGGTAACGATAATAACCATTCGTCAAGTTGAATATGGCTTTTACTCCACTGTTCACCATTCAGGTTCTCACTCTCGAAATAGTAATAATTACCGCCGGCTTTCTCTACCTCTTTCCAGAAACCTTCCGCTCTTTCTCTTGACCAGACAACGCCTTTGTTACCGTAGAAAGCAAAATTTCTATAACGCCTTTTGATGAAAAATTTTGCTGCCATTTGTCCGGTCCCAATATAGTCTCCGGTCAGGTTGGAGAAGTATGGGCTACGTTCCTTGTAGTTTTGAAGAAGTATTGGAATGTTTAGAGTAGCTAGAAGATTAGCTCCTTCTTGGTCCCATCTTGCTATAATTGCGTCGGCCTCCCATTCTTTTGCCCATTCAACAATACCTTCTTCGCCATAGAGAGTTTTATAATAAGCAGGCAGCCGGTAGAAGATCCATGGGCCGTGTTCTTTTGAATATTGAATCAGTCCCTTTAGCAGGCGGCGGCTGAACTCACTGGAGTAGTCGATCAGAATTAGTATTTTATTCATAGTATCTATTCAAATTGCGAAAATAATATATTACTAAGCTCAAATATAGCTGTAATTTATTTAATTATTTAAACGAAATTGAAATTTAACAAAAATTAGGGAGGCAATTTTAAAGTTGGATATTTGAACTCTGTTCAACTTTTGCTCTTTATGGCAGAAGACAAGCTTTCTTGTCTTCTGCTAATCAGGTTTAACGCTCTACGTGTGATCCGGGTGCCCCACGGAACATAGAAACAGTATATTTATAAAGCTTTATACGCATTGAAATTTTTACTCCAATATTGTCATCAGAAGTTTGACAAATAGATTTTTTGGTTTCAAAAGCTGATCTGGCCATATCTAAAGCTGCTTTTACTTTAAAATAAGCCGCCATCAATAAAAAAAGAGGCCACCTCGATCGAGAAGGCCTCTTTTGTAATGGTTAACGTGATATCAGCATTAAGGTAAAAAAGATTGTTTTAGGTTATCGATACAAAGGTAAGCCACATTTTTGAATATGCAAAACAAAAAAACATATTATAAAACATAGTTTTACAATATGTTTTTGCTTTGTTCAAACATGTCTATTCAGATATAACCCTGTAATAGAGAACAATATATTTTGAGTAAAAAATTTGCCTTGTTTAAAAAGAGGATAAAATTATACTTTTACCCTCTTCATTTTTTCTTTTGAGAAAATTATTTTCTTATACCTAACTCTTTGATAATTGAACGATATCTTTCAATGTCTTTTTCAATGAGGTAATCAAGTAAACGGCGACGTTTACCTACTAAAATTCTCAGTGCTCTTTCCGTGTTATAATCTTTTTTGTTTGACTTCAAATGATTAGTCAAATGCGAAATACGGTATGAAAACAATGCTATCTGCGCTTCAGGTGAGCCAGTATCAGTGTTAGACTTCCCGTATTGGGCAAAGATTTCCTTCTTTTTAGCAGAATCTAAATACATACTTGTTTGTAAAAATTATTACATATATAAATAATTGGGTTGCAAAGGTACGTTTAAATTTTATAATTACAAACAGTTTAGTATGTTTATTGTTTGCGTCGCTGTAATTTACCACTCAGTCTTTTAATTGCATCGGCGATCTGTTGATCGGGTTCAATAACGTTGTACTCCCCCCAAAAGTTAGGATCCAGAAAATATTCAACACGTTCAGCAATTACATCTGTAGAGTGGATACGTTCGTCACGTGCAAACTTAACCACATTGTCACTATACCTATCTGTAATGGCTATTTCCGAGGCAATAGTGTAAGTGGTTGCAAACAGTCCAAAGAATCGGTTTGTCCATCGTACACGAAACGCAACTTCAGTGCTGCTGTAATTAAAATACCATTTCCCGTTATATTCAATAAAATCGACCACATAATGTGCTTTATTCACTTCCACCCTCATTTTAGACGGTTTTCGCCTGATAAAAATGTTCGCTGCATCTTTTCGGCCTTCCACGTTCATGTTGAATTCCATTCGTGCAAAAGCAAGGGTTTGCGCATCAAGGTATATTTTCCCTCTGAAAAGGATATCTTTTATTCCTTCATACTCAGTGAATGAAACAATGTAGTGAGGCTTGTTGTTGATATTTACCAATCCTTCAATATGAAACTGATATTCTGACGCATCTGTGCCAAATACAACCTCCGGGTTTTTGGCAATATCGAGCATCAGAGCATCACTGATTCCTCCCTGAAATTTAAGTAACACTGTATCGCGCGGTGATATATCAGTGGCTTTCCGTCCAATGTAGATCTTTGCCTGATCGTTGCTGTACGATCTGTAAGATGCCTTGTAAACATCCAATACTGTTTCTACAAGAGAGATATAATTTGATCCTTTTTTAACCGATTCACGGTAAAAAGCCACCATCATATTGGGATCTGAGGAGTAATTCTGGGGAATACGCTGCAATGCATCTTTTATAAGGCTTTTACCTTCACCAGAAACCACAAGCAACTCGCTCAATTGAATTGGAGCGGGGATAAGGGTAATGTGATTATTTGGATTATTGATAAGGGTAACTATTGGAATTTCCTTGTTTTCATACCCCAGATAGTGTATAATCAGCTGTTTATTCAGTGTAGACTCCGGTACTCTTATAGAGAAGTATCCATCTTGGTTGGTTACACTGGAAACTTTCACCTGTTGTACGGTTATACTTGCATTGGGCAATGGCTGGTTTGTATCACCACCTAGTACCCTCCCTCTAAGTACTAATATTGAATCAGACTGCTCAATATTTCCGGAGAAGAGATTCAAAGCCGGAAGGAAGCAAAAGAGCAGGAGTAGTTGTAATAAGTGTTTCATACAATAATAATTTAATTTTACAACAGTATAATGATTTGGCCGTTTACTACAGAATCTCATTAAAACTTTATTTTGGTTTAAAGGCCCAATAAAGTTGTGCTAAACAACAACTTTGCTATAATATACAAAGGAAATAAAATGTATGAAATATACAAATCAAACTGGTTTATTTAACTTAAATATAATCCTCTTTCTGTTGCATTGGTGAATTTATAGGGATCATTTGTATGTAATGTT
Protein-coding sequences here:
- a CDS encoding MFS transporter, encoding MSTKPQINQVRNKSTTIKSMIILALLFFIFGLVSWVNTILIPYFQLTLQLSNFQSYLVTFAFYIAYLVMAIPSSFLLNKVGYKRGMMFGLWCMALGALLFVPAAYWRIYQLFLLGLFLLGVGLAILQSAANPYVTIVGPIDSAAKRMSIVGTGNKLAGVIANLIFAAVVIRESDRVLIREIEAGAYTGESLNAALDTLIKGVITPYLVLAVALFVFGIVVRYSTLPELDPSVVNKRSTEDENSHKSIIQYPALVLGVVAMFFHVGTQMIALGTSIQYAGTMGESLSGLARNIPSYTMFLTFIGYFLGIALIPKYLKQRNALLICASINLVLSALIITTSGTVNFLGMTTDISLWYLVMMGLPNALLYAGIWPLAINRLGKYTNLGSAFLVMALSGSAIMPIVYNSFVEMNSSLSAFDAMKLAYWVLIPCFAYIVWYAAHGYSIKEWKQNKAESSVAVSEKAN
- a CDS encoding AraC family transcriptional regulator, giving the protein MNKILILIDYSSEFSRRLLKGLIQYSKEHGPWIFYRLPAYYKTLYGEEGIVEWAKEWEADAIIARWDQEGANLLATLNIPILLQNYKERSPYFSNLTGDYIGTGQMAAKFFIKRRYRNFAFYGNKGVVWSRERAEGFWKEVEKAGGNYYYFESENLNGEQWSKSHIQLDEWLLSLPKPVGLFACDDSFALQVSEICKINNIKIPEDISLLGVDNDELICNLSDPPISSIMTDVEKGGYEAGRLIDRFIKREITEPFDIIIRPTRFELRKSTEKYDISNEYISEIVNFIEDNFTTDINIDSFSEMVPLSRRNLEVKFKDEMGISIYQFILSCRIDYFAHLLLTTDRTLFDLALESGFNDCKNISRIFKKMKGCTPIEYRKKYSDHDNE
- the rpsO gene encoding 30S ribosomal protein S15; its protein translation is MYLDSAKKKEIFAQYGKSNTDTGSPEAQIALFSYRISHLTNHLKSNKKDYNTERALRILVGKRRRLLDYLIEKDIERYRSIIKELGIRK
- a CDS encoding carboxypeptidase-like regulatory domain-containing protein — encoded protein: MKHLLQLLLLFCFLPALNLFSGNIEQSDSILVLRGRVLGGDTNQPLPNASITVQQVKVSSVTNQDGYFSIRVPESTLNKQLIIHYLGYENKEIPIVTLINNPNNHITLIPAPIQLSELLVVSGEGKSLIKDALQRIPQNYSSDPNMMVAFYRESVKKGSNYISLVETVLDVYKASYRSYSNDQAKIYIGRKATDISPRDTVLLKFQGGISDALMLDIAKNPEVVFGTDASEYQFHIEGLVNINNKPHYIVSFTEYEGIKDILFRGKIYLDAQTLAFARMEFNMNVEGRKDAANIFIRRKPSKMRVEVNKAHYVVDFIEYNGKWYFNYSSTEVAFRVRWTNRFFGLFATTYTIASEIAITDRYSDNVVKFARDERIHSTDVIAERVEYFLDPNFWGEYNVIEPDQQIADAIKRLSGKLQRRKQ